Proteins from a single region of Hordeum vulgare subsp. vulgare chromosome 6H, MorexV3_pseudomolecules_assembly, whole genome shotgun sequence:
- the LOC123404759 gene encoding coleoptile phototropism protein 1, which translates to MWESESDAGERGLVPVLGGGSGRHDDGLKNDGFVRRDQSWYVNSDIPSDLLVKVGDVSFHLHKYPMISRSGKMGRVIYECASAAVDQDAAVAELDELPGGADSFELAARFCYGMAVDLTASNISGLRCAAEYLEMTEDLEEGNLIFKTEAFLSYVVLSSWRDSIVVLKSCEGLSPWAENLQIVRRCSESIAWKACANPRGVRWAYTGATGGRPPRSGAGTASPRWNNVGGGGGGSKESSPGRQPVPPADWWFEDVSVLRIDHFVRVVTAIKVKGMRFDLIGAAITHYASKWLPGLTKDAPHAVGGGVDEQWAQVSAAGGLHMIIAGPGGKDDVATSAPAREQRMVVESLISIIPPQRDSVSCGFLLRLLRLAIMLKAAPALVTELEKRVGMQLEQAALPDLLIPSVGRADTAYDVDLVQRLVEHFLVQEQTEQVSYSPGRGEAHAQPEREYYGSAAGARMPPASAAAAASSSSASLGLNAKARVARLLDSYLSEVSRDRNLSLTKFQVLAESLPESARTCDDGLYRAVDSYLKAHPALTEHERKRLCRVMDCQKLSFDACMHAAQNERLPLRVVVQVLFSEQVKISNALAGSSAAIKAAPDGGAAPTRRQLLDATPQSFQEGWAAAKKDINTLKFELESMKAKYLELQHDMDALQKQVTQSPGGGEPGGKVGGGGGKAQQGPSAWSNGWKKLGRLAKMTGAEAAGPGGHGHAAAQSEAARKAQRRWRNSIS; encoded by the exons atgtGGGAGTCGGAGAGCGACGCCGGCGAGCGGGGGCTCGTCCCCGTCCTCGGCGGCGGCTCCGGCCGCCACGACGACGGGCTCAAGAACGACGGCTTCGTTCGCAGAGATCAGTCCTG GTATGTCAACAGCGACATCCCCAGCGATTTGCTCGTCAAAGTGGGCGATGTGAGCTTCCATCTTCACAAG TACCCCATGATCTCCCGGAGCGGCAAGATGGGCCGCGTCATCTACGAGTGCGCCTCGGCGGCGGTGGACCAGGACGCGGCCGTGGCGGAGCTGGACGAGCTGCCGGGCGGAGCGGACTCGTTCGAGCTGGCGGCCAGGTTCTGCTACGGCATGGCGGTGGACCTGACGGCGTCCAACATCTCCGGGCTGCGCTGCGCCGCCGAGTACCTGGAGATGACGGAGGACCTGGAGGAGGGCAACCTCATCTTCAAGACGGAGGCGTTCCTCAGCTACGTGGTGCTCTCCTCCTGGCGCGACTCCATCGTGGTGCTTAAGAGCTGCGAGGGCCTCTCGCCGTGGGCCGAGAACCTGCAGATCGTGCGCCGCTGCAGCGAGTCCATCGCATGGAAGGCCTGCGCCAACCCCAGGGGCGTCCGCTGGGCCTACACCGGCGCCACCGGCGGCCGCCCGCCCAGGAGCGGCGCCGGCACGGCCAGCCCCCGCTGGAAcaacgtcggcggcggcggcggcggctccaagGAGTCCAGCCCCGGCCGGCAGCCCGTGCCGCCCGCCGACTGGTGGTTCGAGGACGTGTCCGTGCTCCGGATCGACCACTTCGTGCGCGTCGTCACCGCCATCAAGGTCAAAG GCATGCGGTTCGACCTCATCGGCGCGGCGATCACCCACTACGCGTCGAAATGGCTGCCGGGGCTCACCAAGGACGCGCCCCACGCCGTCGGCGGCGGCGTGGACGAGCAGTGGGCGCAGGTCTCGGCGGCCGGCGGTCTGCACATGATCATCGCCGGCCCGGGTGGCAAGGACGACGTGGCCACCAGCGCGCCGGCGCGCGAGCAGCGCATGGTGGTGGAGAGCCTCATCAGCATCATCCCGCCGCAGCGGGACAGCGTCTCCTGCGGCTTCCTCCTCCGCCTGCTCCGGCTCGCCATCATGCTCAAGGCCGCCCCGGCGCTCGTCACGGAGCTGGAGAAGCGGGTCGGCATGCAGCTCGAGCAGgcggcgctgcccgacctcctcaTCCCCTCCGTCGGCCGCGCCGACACCGCCTACGACGTCGACCTCGTGCAGCGGCTCGTCGAGCACTTCCTGGTGCAGGAGCAGACGGAGCAGGTGTCGTACAGCCCGGGGCGCGGGGAGGCGCACGCGCAGCCGGAGAGAGAGTACTACGGCTCCGCCGCCGGCGCAAGGATGCCCCCGGccagcgcggcggcggcggcatcgtcgtcgtcggcgtcgttgGGGCTGAACGCCAAGGCGCGCGTGGCCCGGCTGCTGGACAGCTACCTCTCGGAGGTGTCCCGCGACCGCAACCTCTCCCTGACCAAGTTCCAGGTGCTGGCCGAGTCGCTGCCGGAGTCGGCGCGCACCTGCGACGACGGGCTGTACCGCGCCGTGGACTCGTACCTGAAGGCGCACCCGGCGCTGACGGAGCACGAGCGGAAGCGGCTGTGCCGGGTGATGGACTGCCAGAAGCTGTCGTTCGACGCGTGCATGCACGCGGCGCAGAACGAGCGGCTGCCGCTGCGGGTGGTGGTGCAGGTGCTCTTCTCGGAGCAGGTGAAGATCAGCAACGCGCTggcggggtcgtcggcggcgatcAAGGCGGCGCCGGACGGGGGCGCGGCGCCGACGCGGCGGCAGCTGCTGGACGCCACGCCGCAGTCGTTCCAGGAGGGATGGGCGGCGGCAAAGAAGGACATCAACACGCTCAAGTTCGAGCTGGAGAGCATGAAGGCCAAGTACCTGGAGCTGCAGCACGACATGGACGCGCTGCAGAAGCAGGTGACGCAGTCCCCGGGGGGAGGCGAGCCCGGCGGcaaggtcggcggcggcggcggcaaggcGCAGCAGGGGCCCTCGGCGTGGAGCAACGGGTGGAAGAAGCTGGGGAGGCTGGCCAAGATGACGGGCGCCGAGGCGGCGGGGCCCGGCGGGCACGGGCACGCGGCGGCGCAGAGCGAGGCGGCCAGGAAGGCGCAGAGGAGGTGGAGGAACTCCATCTCGTGA
- the LOC123403276 gene encoding reticulon-like protein B23, protein MGAGGSGRWAVGAVCGGLVYYHCAVRRASAVSLAADVLLVLLCSLSILGLLFRHLHISVPVDPLEWQISQEMANSIVASLANTIGAAESVLRVAATGHDKKLLFKVVFTLYFLAALGRVVSGAAVAYAALCIFSLYMFVQSTDQFDQLPWVPTGRDSLGGAQDTA, encoded by the exons ATGGGGGCGGGAGGATCCGGGCGCTGGGCCGTGGGCGCGGTCTGCGGGGGGCTGGTCTACTACCACTGCGCGGTGCGGCGGGCGAGCGCGGTGtccctcgccgccgacgtgctcctcgtcctcctctgctCCCTCTCCATCCTCGGCCTCCTCTTCCGCCACCTACACATCTC GGTGCCTGTGGATCCTCTTGAGTGGCAGATTTCTCAGGAGATGGCAAATAGTATAGTTGCGTCCTTGGCTAACACAATTGGAGCTGCGGAGTCTGTATTGAGGGTGGCTGCAACTGGACATGACAAGAAACTCTTGTTCAAG GTGGTTTTTACTCTGTATTTCCTAGCAGCTTTGGGAAGGGTCGTCTCAGGCGCTGCTGTTGCTTATGCTG CTCTATGTATCTTCTCCCTCTACATGTTCGTGCAAAGCACCGACCAGTTTGATCAGCTCCCTTGGGTTCCTACAGGAAGAGACTCGCTGGGCGGCGCCCAGGATACCGCATGA